CTTCGGGCACGTCCGCGGCGCGTACACCGGCGCGAGCGGCGATCGCGTGGGGCGCTTCGAGGCGGCCGGCGCGGGGACGCTGTTCCTCGACGAGATCGCGGAGATCCCGCTCGACCTGCAGGCGAAGCTCCTCCGGGTGCTGCAGGAGAAGAGCTTCGAGCGGGTGGGGGACTCGCGGCCGATCGCGCTCAAGGCCCGCATCATCGCGGCGACGCACCGCGACCTCGGCGCGATGGTGAAGAGCGGCGCCTTCCGCGAGGACCTCTACTACCGGCTCCAGGTCGTCGAGATCCGCCTGCCGCCGTTGCGCGAGCGGCCCGACGACGTCCCGCTCCTCGTGGAGGGGCTCGTCGCCAAGATCAACCGCGACGTGAACCGCGCCGTGCGCATCGTGACGCCGGAGGCGATGGAGGCGCTGCGGCGCTACGCGTGGCCCGGCAACGTGCGCGAGCTCGAGAACACGCTCACGCGCGCGATCGTCCTCGCGAAGGGCGACGCGATCGACGGCACCGTCCTCGCGGGGCTGGGGTCGGCGAGCGCGCTGCCGGCGGAGGGCGACATGCTCCCGCTCCGCGAGATCGAGCGGCGCCACATCGACTTCGTGCTGCAGAAGACCGACTGGAACAAGCGACGCGCCTGCGCCGTGCTCGAGATCAGCCGGCCGACGCTCGATCGGAAGATCGAGGAGTACGGCCTCAAGAAGCCATGATCGGCGTCCTCTTCTGCGTCATGGCGGCGCTCGGCGTCGCGTTCTCGCTCGCGTTGATCCGCGCCGATCCGCGCCGCTGGGACAACCGCGTCTTCGGCGCGATGGGGCTCCTCGACTCCGCCGCGAGCGCGTACCGCGGCGTCACCCTCCTCGGCGGGGGCGACCTCGCGGAGAGAGAGGTGCTCATCGTCTGCGGCGCGCTCGCGATCCCGCTCGGGTGGGGGTCGATCGAGTTCGCGTACTCGTTCCCGTTCAGCCGCCCCGCGCCGATGAAGCTCCGCGTCCCGGTCGGGCTCGCGACGGTGGCGTCGCTCTTCGTCGCGCTCAACCCCGCCACGCGCGAGCTCACGAAGTACGCGAACTACTACTACTACACGCCCGCGTTCGTCGTGATGACGGCGCTCCTCGTGCGGAGCCTCCGCACCGCGAAGACCGACGTCGTCGCGCTCCGCCTCCTCGCCGCCGCGCTCTTCGTGCGCTGGGCGTTCGCGATCGTCGTCTACGGGCCGGTCTACGACCTGTACCCCGAGGCGTTCCCCACCTGGATCGTGCTCGAGAGCACCGCCGGCGTCGTGATCAGCTACCTGCTCATCACGCTCGCGATCCTGAAGAGCCAGCTCTTCTCCGTGCGCGGGTTCGCGGCGGATCTCATCGGGCTCGTCGGCGTGGGCGTCCTCGTCGTCGCGTCCTCCGCCGTCGCGGTCGAGTGCGCGCTCCGCCTCGCGACGGGCCCGTCCGCGCTCCGCGCCGCGCTCGTGCTCGCGTCGCTCATCCCGCTCACCGCGCTCGTGGTGTCGCGCGGCGCGATCGAGCGCGCGGTGGCGCGCAACGTCGACCCACGCCGCGTGAGGCGTGAGCGCGTGCTCGAGCGCGCGCTCGGCTCGACCGAGGCGGAGCCGGACGCGATGCTGAAGGTGATCCGCGAGGCGCTCGCCGACCTCGGCGCGACGGAGACGAGGTTCGTGCCGGTGAAGGAGCTCCCGCCGTCGCTCCTCGCGCGCTTCGCGGAGACGAAGCGGGTGCAGCTCACGCGCGCGGAGGCGCCGGAGCTCGACGCCGATCTCACCGTCCTCGTCCGCTCCGGCGACACCGTGCACGGCGCGCTCGCCGTCCGCGGCGACGAGATCGAGCGCGACACGGTGATGGCGGCGACCACCCTCGCCGACCGCTTCGCGCTGCGCCTCGACGCCTTCGCGCTGTTCACCGAGCTCGAGGCGAGCCGCAAGCTCGCGACGCTCGGCTCCTTCGCGGCCGCGATCGCGCACGACATCCGGACCCCGCTCACGAGCGTGAAGATGAACGTCCAGATCCTGCGCAAGAAGGCGCGCCTGCCCGCGGACGACATGGAGTACTTCGACATCGCGCTCGAGGAGCTCGATCGCCTCGCCGCCGACGTGAACGAGCTCCTCGACTTCGCGAAGCCGGCGCGCGTCGAGCAGAGCGTCGTCGATCTCCGCGCGCTCGTCGCCGACGCCGCGCGC
This region of Labilithrix sp. genomic DNA includes:
- a CDS encoding sigma-54-dependent Fis family transcriptional regulator, translated to MRVLVVDDDKSIRRTLEKFLQGEGYEVATAADGGAAVASFRDADVVLLDLGLPGKDGFEVLTEIQKADDAPPVVVVTARDDMQSTVRAVQLGAFEYLVKPIDIDLVKLVVARAAEARETSRRLARSTTAEDAALAPDGAILGRSPQMREVYKQIGAVSRSRATVLVSGESGTGKELVAKAVHAASSPDAPFVGVNCTSFASGVLESELFGHVRGAYTGASGDRVGRFEAAGAGTLFLDEIAEIPLDLQAKLLRVLQEKSFERVGDSRPIALKARIIAATHRDLGAMVKSGAFREDLYYRLQVVEIRLPPLRERPDDVPLLVEGLVAKINRDVNRAVRIVTPEAMEALRRYAWPGNVRELENTLTRAIVLAKGDAIDGTVLAGLGSASALPAEGDMLPLREIERRHIDFVLQKTDWNKRRACAVLEISRPTLDRKIEEYGLKKP